The Luteimonas sp. YGD11-2 genome has a window encoding:
- a CDS encoding acetyl-CoA carboxylase biotin carboxylase subunit, producing MFDSVLIANRGEIACRVIRTCRRLGIRTIAVYSEADAQALHVRMADEAWPIGGPRPQDSYLRGDAILAVARERGAQAIHPGYGFLSENADFADAVDAAGIRFIGPSAASMRKMGSKAGAKDLMAAAGVPVVPGYTGEDQSGATLAREAQRIGFPLMIKAAHGGGGKGMRIVRAADEFAAALESCQREAANAFGRDRVLLERYIEQPRHIEIQVFGDHVGNTIHLFERECSAQRRYQKVLEESPSPFLTDDLRTRMGEAAVLAARAIGYANAGTVEFIVDPAGAFYFMEINTRLQVEHPVTELVTGLDLVEWQLRVAAGEPLPMAQDAITQQGHAIEVRLYAEDPDAGFLPGSGALTRLRLPDADAHVRVDSGVVEGDTVTIFYDPMIAKLIVHDADRPRALARLREALAACEIEGPKSNVGFLERLVRDPAVVDATIDTGYLDRQPDALRQPERPQAMAMQRVAAVVAELLALEQATGAQPGDPHSPWSAGDGWHGAGGAATRLRLSDGDDVLDVHASGRGGRWTITVGDAAPVDVTAARREGDRLWLQADGSARAFRIGGDRDHLLIHDGDSRRALRFLRREQRAAGAAAGSDSRLRAPMPGRIVVVRAAAGDAVTAGQELLVMEAMKMEISIKAPRDGELAELPVTEGEFVEADATLARLA from the coding sequence ATGTTCGATTCCGTACTCATCGCCAACCGCGGCGAGATCGCCTGCCGGGTGATCCGCACCTGCCGCCGGCTGGGCATCCGCACCATCGCCGTGTATTCCGAGGCCGATGCGCAGGCGCTGCATGTGCGCATGGCCGACGAGGCGTGGCCGATCGGTGGGCCGCGTCCGCAGGACAGCTACCTGCGCGGCGATGCGATCCTCGCGGTGGCCCGCGAACGCGGCGCGCAGGCGATCCATCCCGGCTACGGCTTCCTCAGCGAGAACGCGGACTTCGCCGACGCGGTGGACGCCGCGGGTATCCGCTTCATCGGGCCCTCGGCGGCATCAATGCGGAAAATGGGTAGCAAGGCCGGCGCCAAGGACCTGATGGCGGCGGCCGGCGTGCCGGTGGTGCCCGGCTATACCGGCGAGGACCAGTCCGGCGCGACGCTGGCACGCGAGGCACAGCGCATCGGCTTCCCGCTGATGATCAAGGCCGCGCACGGCGGCGGCGGCAAGGGCATGCGCATCGTGCGCGCTGCGGACGAGTTCGCGGCCGCGCTGGAGAGCTGCCAGCGCGAGGCCGCCAACGCCTTCGGTCGTGACCGCGTACTGCTGGAGCGCTATATCGAGCAGCCGCGGCATATCGAGATCCAGGTGTTCGGCGACCACGTCGGCAACACCATCCACCTGTTCGAGCGCGAGTGCTCCGCGCAGCGCCGTTACCAGAAGGTGCTGGAGGAATCGCCCTCGCCGTTCCTGACCGATGACCTGCGCACGCGCATGGGCGAAGCCGCAGTGCTCGCCGCGCGCGCGATCGGCTACGCCAATGCCGGCACGGTGGAATTCATCGTCGACCCGGCAGGCGCCTTCTATTTCATGGAGATCAACACCCGCCTGCAGGTGGAGCACCCGGTGACCGAACTGGTGACCGGCCTCGATCTCGTGGAATGGCAGCTGCGCGTCGCCGCCGGTGAGCCGCTGCCGATGGCGCAGGACGCGATCACCCAGCAGGGCCATGCCATCGAGGTGCGGTTGTACGCCGAGGACCCGGATGCCGGCTTCCTGCCCGGCTCCGGCGCGCTGACCCGGCTGCGCCTGCCGGACGCCGATGCGCATGTGCGCGTGGACAGCGGCGTGGTCGAGGGCGACACCGTCACCATCTTCTACGACCCGATGATCGCCAAGCTGATCGTCCACGACGCCGATCGCCCGCGTGCGCTGGCGCGCCTGCGCGAGGCGCTGGCGGCGTGCGAGATCGAAGGACCGAAGTCCAACGTGGGCTTCCTCGAACGCCTGGTGCGCGACCCGGCGGTGGTGGATGCCACCATCGATACCGGCTACCTGGACCGCCAGCCGGATGCGCTGCGCCAGCCCGAGCGCCCGCAGGCCATGGCGATGCAGCGCGTGGCCGCAGTCGTGGCGGAGCTGCTCGCCCTCGAACAGGCGACCGGCGCGCAGCCCGGGGATCCGCATTCGCCATGGTCTGCCGGCGACGGCTGGCATGGTGCCGGTGGCGCCGCCACGCGCCTGCGGCTGAGTGATGGCGACGACGTGCTCGACGTGCATGCCAGTGGCCGTGGCGGGCGCTGGACGATCACCGTCGGCGATGCCGCGCCGGTGGACGTCACCGCCGCGCGCCGCGAGGGCGACCGCCTGTGGCTGCAGGCCGACGGCAGTGCGCGTGCCTTCCGCATCGGCGGGGACCGCGACCATCTGCTGATCCACGACGGCGACAGCCGTCGCGCGCTGCGCTTCCTGCGCCGCGAACAGCGCGCCGCCGGCGCCGCCGCAGGCAGCGACAGCCGCCTGCGTGCGCCGATGCCGGGCCGCATCGTGGTGGTGCGCGCAGCCGCGGGCGACGCGGTGACCGCCGGCCAGGAACTGCTGGTGATGGAGGCGATGAAGATGGAGATCTCCATCAAGGCGCCGCGCGATGGCGAGCTCGCGGAACTGCCGGTCACCGAGGGCGAATTCGTCGAGGCCGACGCCACCCTCGCCCGCCTGGCCTGA
- a CDS encoding enoyl-CoA hydratase/isomerase family protein, translating to MSDALTFVTHGPVARLRLDRPDLHNAFDAGLIAALTAAVEQVARDADVRAVVIEGAGASFSAGADLNWMRAMAGASEVENRDDAMALARLMRTLDELPKPTIARVHGAAFGGGVGLVACCDIAIGVPEAKFGLTESRLGLLPAVISPYVIAAIGPRQARRWFATAEIFDAEQAHRMGLLHEVVPAAELDAAVDRQIGLLLKAGPFAAADAKRLVREVLAEPDRDRRDHDNATLIAALRVSTEGQEGLSAFLDKRPPAWVQR from the coding sequence ATGTCCGATGCCCTGACCTTCGTCACCCACGGCCCGGTGGCCCGGCTGCGCCTGGATCGCCCCGACCTGCACAACGCCTTCGATGCCGGCCTGATCGCCGCGCTCACCGCCGCGGTGGAGCAGGTGGCCCGCGACGCCGACGTGCGTGCGGTGGTGATCGAGGGCGCCGGCGCCTCGTTCTCCGCCGGTGCCGACCTCAACTGGATGCGCGCGATGGCTGGCGCCAGCGAGGTCGAGAACCGCGATGACGCGATGGCGCTCGCGCGCCTGATGCGCACGCTCGATGAACTCCCGAAGCCGACCATCGCCCGCGTGCACGGCGCGGCTTTCGGCGGCGGCGTCGGCCTGGTGGCCTGCTGCGACATCGCCATCGGCGTGCCGGAGGCGAAGTTCGGTCTCACCGAAAGCCGCCTCGGCCTGTTGCCGGCGGTGATCTCGCCGTACGTCATCGCCGCGATCGGTCCGCGCCAGGCGCGCCGCTGGTTCGCAACCGCCGAGATCTTCGATGCGGAGCAGGCACATCGCATGGGCCTGCTGCACGAGGTGGTACCCGCAGCCGAGCTCGACGCCGCGGTCGACCGGCAGATCGGCCTGCTGCTCAAGGCGGGCCCGTTCGCCGCCGCCGACGCCAAGCGTCTGGTGCGCGAAGTGCTTGCCGAGCCCGACCGCGACCGCCGCGACCACGACAACGCCACCCTGATCGCCGCGCTGCGTGTCTCCACCGAAGGCCAGGAAGGCCTGTCCGCGTTCCTGGACAAGCGCCCGCCGGCATGGGTGCAGCGCTGA
- a CDS encoding EAL domain-containing protein, with the protein MNPPRRADADDASPGTDPERIAASLDAAAGDPGIPAETRRLLTRAADALRHSCVDAERARLRYAALFDAVPDPVSILDERGIVLDLNRAGERAYRRPREEIVGQPIEVLNPDLPTDHMQPVLETLHRGGTYVIEVYNMRADGTRFPVEVHSAGFSLDGRPCVVAVARDLSARREAEARYGQLLEVIDKGVLVQDAAGRPLQANAAAMRILGINADHSLGEHLVPEDWTLLDESGRRIPPDASPFAQTLRSGRPTGTRVLGFYHKPERRLRWMSYATVPVFAPGAQQPHQVISFFNDITSLKRDHALFARAQALARIGGWEWEVGRDALYLTAEGARILDHLPLPVNMAGMLESLREDDAHRLEQALHSAVDRGQPLDLELRGRRDDGRALWVRIIGEREHDESGAINITGTLQDISERKQSEETLRVQARTDPLTGLLNRDAILAELDGRLCDPTQSRLAVLYIDLDRFKTVNDVLGHAAGDQLLHFAARRIADAVGTEGLIARVGGDEFLVVCGIRDDAGTPERLAERILSALAENFRFDGEEFDISASIGIARAPQDGDRPQTLIQNADAAMYDSKRRLRNNWQAYTAELGQLREDRLRMETQLRRAVENEEFRLVYQPQVDLHHGRIVAAEALIRWRSQQGEMRPDHFIAHAENTGDIVRIGRWVLQQACAQVAAWRAAGHGIVRVAVNVSYRQFIGDDLADAVRAMLAEHALPGSALELEFTERALIEDAPDTLRTFAGLRDLGVMLSIDDFGEGYSALNYLRRLPIHGLKLSQLFVAGVPDNHSDVAVCQAIAGIARSLGLGLVAEGVESEAQRRFLLELGVPVGQGFLFAPGLSADDLARRLTMEQALQARVGKR; encoded by the coding sequence ATGAATCCGCCGCGTCGAGCGGATGCCGACGACGCCTCGCCCGGGACCGACCCGGAGCGGATCGCCGCATCGCTCGACGCCGCTGCAGGCGATCCCGGCATTCCGGCAGAGACCCGCCGACTGCTCACCCGCGCCGCCGATGCCCTGCGCCACAGCTGCGTCGATGCCGAGCGCGCACGCCTGCGCTACGCCGCGCTGTTCGACGCGGTGCCCGACCCGGTCAGCATCCTCGACGAGCGCGGCATCGTGCTCGACCTCAACCGCGCCGGGGAACGCGCCTACCGGCGCCCGCGCGAGGAGATCGTCGGCCAGCCGATCGAGGTGCTCAATCCCGACCTCCCCACCGACCACATGCAACCGGTGCTCGAAACCCTGCACCGCGGCGGCACCTATGTGATCGAGGTCTACAACATGCGCGCCGACGGCACCCGCTTCCCGGTGGAGGTGCACTCGGCGGGTTTCAGCCTCGATGGGCGCCCCTGCGTGGTGGCGGTGGCACGCGACCTCAGCGCCCGCCGCGAGGCCGAAGCGCGCTACGGGCAGCTGCTGGAGGTCATCGACAAGGGCGTGCTGGTGCAGGATGCCGCCGGCCGCCCGCTGCAGGCCAACGCCGCGGCCATGCGCATCCTCGGCATCAATGCCGACCACAGCCTGGGCGAGCACCTGGTGCCGGAGGACTGGACGCTGCTCGACGAAAGCGGCCGCAGGATTCCGCCCGACGCCTCGCCGTTCGCGCAGACCCTGCGCAGCGGCCGCCCCACCGGCACCCGCGTGCTCGGCTTCTACCACAAGCCGGAACGGCGCCTGCGCTGGATGTCCTATGCCACCGTGCCGGTGTTCGCGCCGGGCGCGCAGCAGCCGCACCAGGTGATCTCGTTCTTCAACGACATCACCAGCCTCAAGCGCGACCATGCGCTGTTCGCCCGCGCCCAGGCGCTGGCACGCATCGGCGGCTGGGAGTGGGAGGTCGGCCGCGACGCGCTCTACCTCACCGCCGAGGGCGCGCGCATCCTCGACCACCTGCCGCTGCCGGTGAACATGGCGGGCATGCTGGAAAGCCTGCGCGAGGACGATGCGCACCGGCTGGAACAGGCGCTGCACTCGGCCGTGGATCGTGGCCAGCCGCTCGACCTCGAGCTGCGCGGGCGCCGCGACGATGGTCGCGCCCTGTGGGTGCGCATCATCGGCGAGCGCGAGCACGACGAGTCCGGCGCCATCAACATCACCGGCACGCTGCAGGACATCAGCGAACGCAAGCAGTCCGAGGAAACCCTGCGCGTGCAGGCGCGCACCGATCCGCTGACCGGCCTGCTGAACCGCGATGCGATTCTGGCCGAACTCGACGGCCGCTTGTGCGACCCCACCCAGTCACGGCTGGCGGTGCTCTATATCGACCTCGACCGCTTCAAGACCGTCAACGACGTGCTGGGCCACGCGGCGGGCGACCAGCTGCTGCACTTCGCCGCACGTCGCATCGCCGACGCGGTCGGCACCGAGGGGCTGATCGCCCGCGTTGGGGGCGACGAGTTCCTGGTCGTGTGCGGCATCCGCGACGATGCCGGTACGCCCGAGCGTCTTGCCGAACGCATCCTCTCGGCGCTGGCGGAGAACTTCCGTTTCGACGGCGAGGAGTTCGACATCAGCGCCAGCATCGGCATCGCGCGCGCGCCGCAGGACGGCGACCGCCCGCAGACGCTGATCCAGAACGCGGATGCGGCGATGTACGACAGCAAGCGGCGGCTGCGCAACAACTGGCAGGCCTACACCGCCGAGCTCGGGCAGCTGCGCGAGGACCGCCTGCGCATGGAGACGCAGTTGCGCCGCGCGGTGGAGAACGAGGAGTTCCGGCTGGTGTACCAGCCGCAGGTGGACCTGCACCATGGCCGCATCGTCGCCGCCGAGGCGCTGATCCGCTGGCGCAGCCAGCAGGGCGAGATGCGCCCCGACCACTTCATCGCCCACGCCGAAAACACCGGCGACATCGTGCGCATCGGCCGCTGGGTGCTGCAGCAGGCCTGTGCGCAGGTCGCGGCATGGCGCGCCGCCGGCCACGGGATCGTACGCGTTGCGGTCAACGTGTCGTACCGGCAGTTCATCGGTGACGACCTCGCGGATGCCGTGCGCGCGATGCTCGCCGAGCACGCCCTGCCGGGTTCCGCGCTGGAACTGGAATTCACCGAGCGCGCGCTGATCGAGGACGCGCCCGACACCCTGCGCACCTTCGCGGGCCTGCGCGACCTCGGGGTGATGCTGAGCATCGACGACTTCGGCGAGGGCTACAGCGCCCTGAACTACCTGCGCCGGTTGCCGATCCACGGGCTCAAGCTCAGCCAGCTGTTCGTGGCGGGCGTGCCGGACAACCATTCCGACGTCGCGGTCTGCCAGGCGATCGCCGGCATCGCACGGAGTCTTGGCCTCGGGCTGGTCGCCGAAGGTGTGGAGTCGGAAGCGCAGCGGCGCTTCCTGCTGGAACTCGGCGTGCCGGTCGGCCAGGGTTTCCTGTTCGCACCAGGGCTGTCGGCGGATGACCTCGCCCGGCGGCTGACGATGGAGCAGGCGCTGCAGGCCCGCGTCGGGAAGCGTTGA
- a CDS encoding hydroxymethylglutaryl-CoA lyase: MNDQVRIVEVSPRDGLQNEKALVPAAVKVELIDRLGRTGLRTIEATSFVSPTWVPQLADAAEVFAAIARRPGIAYPVLVPNETGYERARAVGVEEIAVFTAASEAFNRRNINAGIDESLQRFAPVMERARADGVRVRGYVSTVLGCPYQGEVPLADVVRVARALHDMGCYEVSLGDTIGVGTPAKAAAMLRAVATEVPVPALALHFHDTYGQALANVLACLEQGARVIDAAVAGTGGCPYAHGASGNVASEDVVYMLHGMGMQTGIDLEALADTGRWLAACLGRGTGSRVGQATAPAAPDPAVS, encoded by the coding sequence ATGAACGACCAGGTACGCATCGTCGAGGTATCGCCGCGTGACGGACTGCAGAACGAGAAGGCACTGGTGCCGGCGGCGGTCAAGGTCGAGCTGATCGACCGGCTTGGCCGCACCGGCCTGCGCACCATCGAGGCCACCAGCTTCGTCAGCCCGACGTGGGTGCCGCAGCTGGCCGATGCCGCCGAGGTGTTCGCCGCCATCGCGCGCCGCCCGGGCATCGCCTATCCGGTGCTGGTACCCAACGAAACCGGTTACGAGCGTGCACGCGCAGTCGGCGTGGAGGAGATCGCGGTGTTCACCGCGGCATCGGAAGCGTTCAACCGCAGGAACATCAACGCCGGCATCGACGAGTCGCTGCAGCGCTTCGCGCCGGTGATGGAACGGGCGCGCGCGGATGGCGTGCGGGTGCGCGGCTATGTCTCGACGGTACTGGGCTGCCCCTACCAGGGCGAGGTGCCGCTGGCCGACGTGGTGCGCGTCGCGCGTGCGCTGCATGACATGGGCTGCTACGAGGTCTCGCTCGGCGACACCATCGGCGTGGGGACGCCGGCGAAGGCCGCGGCCATGCTGCGCGCGGTGGCCACCGAGGTGCCGGTGCCGGCGCTCGCCCTGCACTTCCACGATACCTACGGGCAGGCGCTGGCCAATGTGCTCGCCTGCCTGGAGCAGGGCGCGCGGGTGATAGACGCCGCGGTGGCCGGCACCGGCGGCTGCCCCTATGCACATGGGGCCAGCGGCAATGTCGCCAGCGAGGATGTCGTGTATATGCTGCATGGCATGGGCATGCAGACCGGCATCGACCTCGAGGCGCTCGCCGACACCGGGCGCTGGCTGGCGGCGTGCCTGGGGCGCGGAACCGGCAGCAGGGTCGGCCAGGCCACCGCACCCGCGGCACCGGATCCGGCGGTGTCATGA
- the gyrA gene encoding DNA gyrase subunit A — protein sequence MVDSSKEIIPVNLEDEMRRSYLDYAMSVIVGRALPDVRDGLKPVHRRVLFAMTELGAHSNKPYYKSARIVGDVIGKYHPHGDQSVYDTLVRMAQPFSLRYMLVDGQGNFGSVDGDSAAAMRYTEARMARLTHELMADIDKDTVDFVPNYDEKELEPSVMPTRFPNLLVNGSAGIAVGMATNIPPHNLGEVVDALIAMIDNPDIDIDGLMEYIPGPDFPTAGIINGVGGIHLAYRTGRGRVRMRAKADVEVADNGRESIIVTEIPYQVNKARLIEKIAELVKEKKLDGISELRDESDKDGMRIYIEIKRGDSAEVVLNNLYQQTQMESVFGINMVAIVEGRPQLLNLKQILEAFVRHRREVVTRRTIFELRKARARAHILEGLTVALANIDEMIELIKTSDNPQVARERMLARVWQPGLVGALLEAAGAEASRPEDLPRGVGLLADGYQLTETQAQQILEMRLHRLTGLEQDKLTEEYRLLLETIRGLIEILENPDVLLDVIRTELRNVKEEFGDARRSEIRASEEDLDILDLIAPEDVVVTLSHAGYVKRQPATAYRAQKRGGRGRNAASTKDEDFIDQLWLVNTHDTLLAFTSSGRVFWLPVHQLPDAGPNARGRPIINWMPLEEGEKVQAVLPVREYTEGQYVFFATRNGTVKKTPLTEFAFRLQRGKIAINLDEGDALIGAELTDGDRDILLFASNGKAVRFDENAVRSMGRTATGVRGIRLAEGECVVSLIVAESAGEGAEEAADESENGNGHANGNGNGNGDAVQVEHDDEPDAYILTATENGYGKRTRLAEYPRKRRGTQGVIGIQTTERNGRLVSAVLLSRRDEVLLISDGGTLVRTRAAEISVVSRNTQGVTLMRVSEGERLQAVERVDASIVEDEGVVATAQLADGGAATESATPAS from the coding sequence ATGGTCGATTCCTCGAAAGAAATCATCCCCGTAAACCTCGAAGACGAGATGCGCCGCAGCTACCTCGATTACGCCATGAGCGTGATCGTGGGACGCGCGCTTCCCGACGTGCGTGACGGCCTGAAGCCGGTGCATCGCCGCGTGCTGTTCGCGATGACCGAGCTCGGTGCCCACAGCAACAAGCCGTACTACAAGTCGGCGCGCATCGTCGGTGACGTGATCGGTAAGTACCACCCGCACGGTGACCAGTCGGTGTACGACACCCTGGTGCGCATGGCGCAGCCGTTCTCGCTGCGCTACATGCTGGTCGACGGGCAGGGCAACTTCGGTTCGGTCGACGGAGACTCCGCGGCGGCGATGCGTTACACCGAGGCGCGCATGGCGCGGCTCACCCACGAGCTGATGGCCGACATCGACAAGGACACCGTCGATTTCGTGCCCAACTACGACGAGAAGGAGCTGGAGCCGTCGGTGATGCCGACGCGCTTCCCGAACCTGCTGGTCAACGGCTCGGCGGGCATCGCGGTCGGCATGGCCACCAATATCCCGCCGCACAACCTGGGCGAGGTGGTGGACGCGCTGATCGCGATGATCGACAACCCCGACATCGACATCGACGGGTTGATGGAATACATCCCGGGTCCGGACTTCCCCACCGCCGGCATCATCAACGGCGTCGGCGGCATCCACCTGGCGTATCGCACCGGCCGCGGCCGTGTGCGCATGCGCGCGAAGGCGGACGTCGAGGTGGCCGACAACGGTCGTGAGTCGATCATCGTCACCGAGATCCCGTACCAGGTGAACAAGGCGCGGCTGATCGAGAAGATCGCCGAGCTGGTGAAGGAAAAGAAGCTCGATGGCATCAGCGAGTTGCGCGACGAGTCCGACAAGGACGGCATGCGCATCTACATCGAGATCAAGCGCGGCGACTCCGCCGAGGTGGTGCTCAACAACCTCTATCAGCAGACGCAGATGGAGTCGGTGTTCGGCATCAACATGGTGGCGATCGTCGAGGGCCGGCCGCAGCTGCTCAACCTCAAGCAGATCCTCGAGGCCTTCGTGCGCCACCGCCGCGAGGTGGTCACGCGCAGGACGATCTTCGAACTGCGCAAGGCGCGCGCGCGCGCGCACATCCTCGAAGGCCTGACGGTCGCGCTCGCCAACATCGACGAGATGATCGAGCTGATCAAGACCTCGGACAACCCACAGGTCGCCCGCGAGCGCATGCTGGCGCGGGTGTGGCAGCCGGGCCTGGTCGGTGCGCTGCTGGAAGCGGCCGGTGCCGAGGCCTCGCGCCCGGAAGACCTGCCCAGGGGCGTGGGCCTGCTGGCCGATGGCTATCAGCTCACCGAGACCCAGGCGCAGCAGATCCTGGAGATGCGCCTGCACCGCCTGACCGGGCTGGAGCAGGACAAGCTCACCGAGGAATACCGCCTGCTGCTGGAAACCATCCGCGGCCTGATCGAGATCCTCGAGAATCCCGACGTGCTGCTCGACGTCATCCGCACCGAGCTGCGCAACGTCAAGGAAGAGTTCGGCGATGCCCGCCGCAGCGAGATCCGCGCCAGCGAGGAGGATCTCGACATCCTCGACCTGATCGCGCCGGAAGACGTGGTGGTCACGCTGTCGCATGCCGGTTACGTCAAGCGCCAGCCGGCGACCGCCTACCGTGCGCAGAAGCGTGGTGGCCGCGGGCGCAACGCCGCGTCCACGAAGGACGAGGATTTCATCGACCAGCTGTGGCTGGTCAACACCCATGACACGCTGCTGGCCTTCACCAGCAGCGGCCGCGTGTTCTGGCTGCCGGTGCACCAGCTGCCCGATGCCGGCCCGAACGCGCGCGGGCGTCCGATCATCAACTGGATGCCGCTCGAGGAAGGCGAGAAGGTGCAGGCGGTGCTGCCGGTGCGCGAGTACACCGAAGGCCAGTATGTGTTCTTCGCCACCCGCAACGGCACGGTCAAGAAGACCCCGCTCACCGAGTTCGCGTTCCGCCTGCAGCGCGGCAAGATCGCCATCAACCTCGACGAGGGCGACGCGCTGATCGGCGCCGAGCTCACCGACGGCGACCGCGACATCCTGCTGTTCGCCTCCAACGGCAAGGCGGTGCGCTTCGACGAGAACGCGGTGCGCTCGATGGGCCGCACGGCGACCGGCGTGCGTGGCATCCGCCTCGCCGAAGGCGAATGCGTGGTCAGCCTGATCGTCGCCGAATCGGCAGGCGAGGGCGCCGAGGAAGCGGCCGACGAATCCGAGAACGGCAACGGCCATGCGAACGGCAACGGCAACGGCAATGGCGACGCGGTGCAGGTCGAGCACGACGACGAGCCCGATGCCTACATCCTCACCGCCACCGAGAACGGCTACGGCAAGCGCACCCGGCTTGCGGAATATCCGCGCAAGCGCCGCGGCACCCAGGGCGTGATCGGCATCCAGACCACCGAGCGCAATGGCCGGCTGGTTTCGGCGGTGCTGCTGAGCCGTCGCGACGAGGTGCTGCTGATCTCCGATGGCGGCACCCTGGTGCGCACCCGCGCGGCGGAGATCTCCGTGGTCAGCCGCAACACCCAGGGCGTCACCCTGATGCGCGTGTCCGAAGGCGAGCGCCTGCAGGCGGTGGAGCGCGTGGATGCGTCGATCGTCGAGGACGAGGGCGTGGTGGCGACGGCACAGCTGGCCGACGGCGGTGCCGCAACGGAGTCGGCAACGCCGGCGTCCTGA